ACTTCTACCAAAGAGCGATCTTCCTCACTTACTAAGGAAACTCCAAACTTTTTTTTAAGCTCAGATATTACCTCTGACAATAAGCCTTGATTTTTGCTCCTAACCACCAATTTAACCTCAGGCCAGAGGGGATAGTATCCTATCTTTAAGTCTTGAGTATTTAAAGTATAACTTTTTAAAAATAAATTAAGGTCTGTTTCATTTAGGTCAAAAAATCGCAAAGATTTAGATAACTCTAAACCTTCTGCCTTAAACCTCTGAGATAAGAGTGGTAGTACCTTTTGGGTTAAAAGATATTCAAACTGATGAGGTACTCCAGGCAAAACAAAAATAAGTTTTTCTTTAAAGTCTAAAAGATATCCTGCCATAGTTAAGTTATCTGCCAAAGGCACCGCACCCTCAGGAAGCAGAGACATCTTTTTGGCTATTTCTTGAGAACTAGCATATTCTTTAGAATCCTTTATAGCCTTAGACACTTCCTGATTTTCAACCAAATTAAGCCCTAAAGCCTCAGCCACAGCCTGGTTAGTCAGGTCATCATCTGTAGGTCCAAGCCCACCAGACAAAACCAAAAAAGAATACTTTACATATAGGTCCTTTAAATAAGACTTTACCAAAGATAGATCATCAGGGATGGTAACTATTTCTCTAACCTGAAATCCATGCGAAGAAAGTTGCCTGGTAGCAACGATAACGTTGGTGTTTACCACCAACCCAGAAATTAGCTCATCTCCAATAAAGATTAAAGCACCTTTCATCTTAAAGATAAGTTTATATCAAACCAGAGATTTTTACAACATAGACTAACAAGGTTACGATGGCGTTGGTAAGGATACCTGCCAACAGATCGTCTAACATAATACCCCATCCCCCAGAAAAACTCTCTAAACTACCGATAAAAAATGGTTTTCTGATGTCTAAAACCCTGAAAATTACAAAGGCTAAAATAAATTCAAATAAGCTAAGTTTGCCTATCAAGGAAAACCACATCCCTGCTATCTCGTCTATCACCACAAATTCTGGGTCTTTCTGTCGAACGATTTTACTTGCCAAGTGGCTGGATAAAACCCCTAAGAGTGAAAGGCTTAACGTTAAAAAAATCTGAGTTAACAGGTCAGCCTGTTTGATAAACCAAAAATATATAAGCCCGGTTAAAGCTCCCAAAGTCCCAGGGCAAACAGGTAAAAACCCTACAAAACCCCCTGAGGCAATAAAAATCCAAAAAAGATTTCTTAGAAATTGAGGCTGCTTAGAAAGGGGCATTTTCTATCTCTTGGTTAAATTTTTCATAATCTTCTAAAGCTATCAAAGACCTCAGTTTCCATAAATAAAGTTCTATCCTTAACCTTTCTTCTCCTTTTTTGTTTTTTAATATCTCTTTAGCCTTTTGTTCCACAGCTTGATATTTTTGCATCGCTTCCTTTTTAAGGGTTTCTCGGTAGGTTTCAAGCTTGTTTTTTAAAGTTTCTACCTTAGGTTTAAACCTTTTCAACTCCCTTTCGCATTTTTTATAATACTTCTTTTTATAATACCCTTCTATACGTTCCCACTCCTTTAAAACAGCCTTATGTTCTTCCTTATAAAGGTCAGGTACCTTAGCTCCTTTTATCCATTCTATCATCCCTTTTATCTCTTGGTAAAGCTCCTTAGGTGGAGAATGAAGAGAAACATATTTTCTCACCAAAGGTAGGTTTGAAAGAAAAACCTTAACACGCTCTACGTTGTCCTCTTTAAACTCCTGAAAACGCTCTTTAAGGGTACAAGAAGACAAAAATAAGGTTAAAGTTAAAATCACAACCAAATTTTTAATCAACCTCTTTCTACCCATTAGTCATCTCTTTCTCAAGTAATTCAAGTTTATCTGGAGGTCCTATAGCTAAAAGAATATCTCCAGGCATGATATAGCTTTCTCCAGAGGGATTAAACTCTATCTTTCCTTCCTGCCTTTTTATCCCTACGATAATCACTCCAAAGACCTTGCCTATTTTTGCTTCCTTCAAAGTTTTCCCTGCATAGGGGGAGTTTTCCGAGACATAAATCTCTTCTATGTCCACGTTTAAATATTCTGAGCTGGTTATAAACTCCCAAAAATCCACCACATTAGGCTTTAAAAGAGAGTGTGCCATCCTTAAACCACCTATATGATAAGGGCATACCACTTTGTTTGCCCCTGCCATCTTTAGTTTTTTTCTGGCTGACTCTTCTGCAGCCCTGGCTATGATAAAAAGGTCAGGGTTTAAAGCCCTGGCACTTAACACCACGTAGAGATTATCGGAATCTGAAGAAAGGACTGATACAAGCCCTTTTGCTTTTTCAATGCCTGCTTCTTTAAGAATCTCATCTTTGGTTGCATCTCCTATCACAAATAAGTATCCCTCTTCCTTAGGGTCAAGATTTTTTTCTATCACCACTACCTCCTTACCATTAGCCTTAAGTTCTTTTGCAATAATCCTTCCCATCCTTCCATAACCACAGATGATGTAATGACCTCTTAGTTTTTCTAACATCTTTCTTCTCCTCCTTTCGTTAAAAACATCTTTTAGCTCTCCCTCTATCAAAATTTGAGCAATGGTTGTGGCTGCATAGGTAAAAACCCCAAAACCCAGGACAATAAGAACTATGGTGAAAACTTTACCTACTTCACTAAGCTCTTTGACCTCTCTAAAACCCACGGTAGCTAAAGTTATAACCGTCATGTATAAAGCATCCAAAAAACTTAATTCCTCGATTACCATATAACCAACAGTTCCTAAACCTATCACCACCAGAAGTAATGTTAAAATAAAAAAAAGACGTTTACCTATCGAATATGAATATTCTGTAGGCATTAACTTAACACCTTAATAACTCCTCTTCCTTCAAACTTGGCTTTGTAAAGTGCCTGGTCTACTTTAAGTAGCAACTCCTCTAACTCCCTATCTGGCTCTAT
Above is a genomic segment from Thermodesulfobacterium commune DSM 2178 containing:
- a CDS encoding phosphatidylglycerophosphatase A family protein; amino-acid sequence: MPLSKQPQFLRNLFWIFIASGGFVGFLPVCPGTLGALTGLIYFWFIKQADLLTQIFLTLSLSLLGVLSSHLASKIVRQKDPEFVVIDEIAGMWFSLIGKLSLFEFILAFVIFRVLDIRKPFFIGSLESFSGGWGIMLDDLLAGILTNAIVTLLVYVVKISGLI
- a CDS encoding potassium channel family protein, which translates into the protein MPTEYSYSIGKRLFFILTLLLVVIGLGTVGYMVIEELSFLDALYMTVITLATVGFREVKELSEVGKVFTIVLIVLGFGVFTYAATTIAQILIEGELKDVFNERRRRKMLEKLRGHYIICGYGRMGRIIAKELKANGKEVVVIEKNLDPKEEGYLFVIGDATKDEILKEAGIEKAKGLVSVLSSDSDNLYVVLSARALNPDLFIIARAAEESARKKLKMAGANKVVCPYHIGGLRMAHSLLKPNVVDFWEFITSSEYLNVDIEEIYVSENSPYAGKTLKEAKIGKVFGVIIVGIKRQEGKIEFNPSGESYIMPGDILLAIGPPDKLELLEKEMTNG
- a CDS encoding nicotinamide-nucleotide amidohydrolase family protein, producing the protein MKGALIFIGDELISGLVVNTNVIVATRQLSSHGFQVREIVTIPDDLSLVKSYLKDLYVKYSFLVLSGGLGPTDDDLTNQAVAEALGLNLVENQEVSKAIKDSKEYASSQEIAKKMSLLPEGAVPLADNLTMAGYLLDFKEKLIFVLPGVPHQFEYLLTQKVLPLLSQRFKAEGLELSKSLRFFDLNETDLNLFLKSYTLNTQDLKIGYYPLWPEVKLVVRSKNQGLLSEVISELKKKFGVSLVSEEDRSLVEVVGDLLIERGKKVAVAESCTGGMLASLLTSVAGSSNYFERGWVTYSPESKMELLGVKKEHIEQFGVVSYQVALDMAEGVRRQVKVDFAIGITGYAGPGGGTPENPVGTVYIGLAYQNKVKAFRFGFYGLERREVQLMSSYTTLDMLRRLILYDESFLRYRFALGVEERSC